A region from the Musa acuminata AAA Group cultivar baxijiao chromosome BXJ1-10, Cavendish_Baxijiao_AAA, whole genome shotgun sequence genome encodes:
- the LOC135595277 gene encoding polygalacturonase-like, whose amino-acid sequence MHLRECSLVNLGLCLLRPSSFSHQHKHLHTNPINISSPFIKLSNTSTECIGFSRGCGAFMAQLRSFIVLLLVVVFDDLVSYGEAAYNIADYGAKSDGRTDSAKSLLAAWEAACGSAGSATMYVPAGDFLVGQATFAGPCSSSKITVQIDGTLVSPSDLGGAGDWLVFHHVEGVSVYGGTVDGRGSSLWACKAAGRSCAAGASSLTFRNSKDITISGLTSTDSELYHIVIDGCDGVTVQNVKITAPGNSPNTDGIHVQGSSHVTITGASIKTGDDCISVGPGTTNLWIEQVACGPGHGISIGSLGKEYDEEGVENVTVNTAVFTGTENGLRIKTWGRPSQGFVKGVVFEHAVMQNVQNPIIIDQNYCPGDRGCPDQSSGVRISGVTYNDIHGSSASEVAVNFDCSASNPCTGIGLQDIKLTYGNTAAESSCKHADGTASGFVVPPSCL is encoded by the exons ATGCACCTGAGGGAGTGTTCCCTCGTAAATCTCGGGCTGTGTTTGCTTCGTCCTTCATCCTTCAGCCACCAACACAAACACCTTCACACGAACCCTATAAATATCAGCAGTCCATTCATCAAGCTCTCCAACACCTCCACCGAGTGTATTGGTTTCAGTAGAGGCTGCGGTGCTTTCATGGCTCAGCTCAGGAGCTTCATCGTTCTCCTCCTCGTGGTCGTCTTCGACGACCTTGTGTCGTATGGGGAAGCAGCATACAACATTGCCGATTACGGCGCCAAGTCAGATGGCCGGACCGACTCGGCCAAGTCGCTGCTCGCTGCATGGGAAGCGGCCTGCGGCTCGGCGGGGTCGGCCACCATGTACGTGCCGGCCGGGGACTTCTTGGTCGGCCAAGCCACCTTCGCTGGCCCATGCAGCAGCAGCAAGATCACCGTCCAGATCGACGGGACGCTCGTCTCGCCGTCCGATCTCGGCGGGGCTGGCGACTGGCTCGTGTTCCACCACGTCGAGGGCGTGTCGGTGTACGGCGGGACCGTCGACGGCCGCGGATCCTCCCTCTGGGCCTGCAAGGCCGCCGGACGTAGCTGCGCCGCCGGAGCCTCG TCGCTAACGTTCAGGAACTCGAAGGACATCACGATCAGCGGGCTGACATCGACGGACAGCGAGCTATACCACATCGTGATCGACGGCTGCGATGGCGTGACAGTGCAGAACGTCAAGATCACGGCACCGGGGAACAGCCCCAACACCGACGGCATCCACGTCCAAGGGTCGAGCCACGTGACGATTACCGGGGCCAGCATCAAGACCGGCGACGACTGCATCTCCGTCGGGCCCGGCACCACTAACCTGTGGATCGAACAGGTGGCGTGCGGCCCAGGCCACGGCATAAG CATCGGGAGCCTGGGGAAGGAGTACGACGAGGAGGGGGTGGAGAACGTGACGGTGAACACGGCGGTGTTCACGGGGACGGAGAATGGGCTGCGGATAAAGACATGGGGGAGGCCGAGCCAGGGGTTCGTGAAGGGGGTGGTGTTCGAGCACGCCGTGATGCAGAACGTCCAAAACCCCATCATCATCGACCAGAACTACTGCCCCGGCGACAGAGGATGCCCCGACCAG AGTTCCGGCGTCAGGATCAGTGGCGTGACGTACAATGACATTCATGGATCGTCTGCATCGGAAGTGGCGGTCAACTTCGACTGCAGCGCCAGCAACCCCTGCACCGGAATCGGGTTACAGGACATCAAGCTCACCTACGGGAACACGGCGGCGGAATCATCCTGTAAGCACGCCGATGGCACCGCCTCCGGCTTCGTCGTGCCGCCAAGTTGTCTATGA
- the LOC103999961 gene encoding ATPase family AAA domain-containing protein At1g05910, giving the protein MDSKGDGAAITPLRTSDRLRQRPKYFGRPYLYYKPVIRKKMKSKKRTAASQIAKKLLRPRNRSVQMPPSDSVATNLRRSTRKRKMSINLEDYETDTSGTEDDDLMTPRYRSSRNKAENNVSHDEVLGPRNKKITNTNSLPRREGLRPRRLLSGGRAQLYQESEEDQESSEEQAAQDETENGNDAEEDIGNEEDGDGGDEVAEDGDDEDGEEEQEGRRRYDLRNRAEVRRLSSEKDGQQRPRSPRRVLHHGMGSKSNRYLRRGGSRVHRRHRLSLPDDSDDSLLVDEMDQGPSIPWTRNGSRSGTPWLLGGLDMHGATAWGLNVAASGWGFQGDNIASLTTGVQTAGPSSKGGADIQPLQVDESVSFEDIGGLSEYIDALKEMVFFPLLYPDFFAKYHITPPRGVLLCGPPGTGKTLIARALACAASKAGQKVSFYMRKGADVLSKWVGEAERQLKLLFEEAQRNQPSIIFFDEIDGLAPVRSSKQEQIHNSIVSTLLALMDGLDSRGQVVLIGATNRIDAIDGALRRPGRFDREFVFPLPGYEARAEILNIHTRKWKEPPSKELKMELAANCVGYCGADLKSLCTEAAIRAFREKYPQVYTSDDKFVIDVDSIRVEKHHFLEAMSTITPAAHRGSIVHSRPLSSVVAPCLQRHLQKIMEHISDIFPCLSAVDVSRLSVLSYSSALPLVYRPRLLIYGDENAGLDHVGPAVLHELEKFPVHSLGLPSLLSDPSAKTPEEALVHIFGEARRTTPSILYLPQFHIWWETAHEQLKAVLMSLLEELPSNLPILLVGTSSVSLSKMDEDSTSIFALRNVYQVDKPTADDRSQFLGKLVEAVLSMQVDESTNKLEEMTSLPELPKAPKEVSGPKASELKAKAEAEQHALRRLRMCLRDVCNRLLYDKRFSVFHYPVLDEDAPDYRSIIHNPMDVATLLQHVDCGQYLTLAAFLRDIDLIVANAKAYNGDDYNGARIVSRAYELRDVVQGMLSQMDPALVSFCDKIAVQGGPLHLADDMEELNIPAAPVVQLASVTRTSARLRNVQPDVNLAQSYEALRRPKKNADHDPGSGRDERAPVEADSTTVSSYPGLQDPPDTNGPSGGPEDHSNTGLPESSEVASSPPANENIVDAVMTDTDISKQIDSVKQHFMERTGGYGVPQLERLYARVIKGVMAIGSERREEDRRLLVLGHLLKFVEDDEIF; this is encoded by the exons ATGGATTCGAAAGGAGATGGCGCAGCGATCACGCCATTGCGGACCAGTGATCGGCTCCGTCAGCGGCCTAAGTATTTTGGCCGGCCTTATTTGTACTACAAGCCTGTGATAAGGAAGAAGATGAAATCTAAGAAGAGGACTGCTGCTTCCCAGATTGCTAAGAAGTTGCTCCGGCCTAGAAACCGCTCTGTTCAGATGCCTCCTTCGGat TCTGTTGCAACAAACTTACGCCGCTCTACGAGAAAAAGAAAGATGTCAATAAACCTGGAAGACTATGAGACAGACACTTCAGGAACAGAAGATGATGATTTAATG ACTCCCAGGTATCGTTCTTCAAGAAACAAGGCAGAGAACAATGTTAGCCATGATGAAGTATTGGGTCCGAGGAATAAAAAGATCACAAATACTAATTCCCTTCCACGCCGTGAGGGTTTACGTCCTAGAAGATTGTTGAGTGGGGGAAGAGCACAACTATATCAAGAATCAGAAGAAGACCAGGAGAGCTCTGAAGAGCAGGCTGCCCAAGATGAGACTGAAAATGGTAATGATGCAGAGGAGGATATTGGAAATGAAGAggatggtgatgggggagatgaagTAGCAGAAGATGGGGATGATGAAGATGGTGAAGAAGAGCAAGAAGGAAGGAGACGATATGACTTACGGAACCGTGCTGAGGTTCGTAGACTATCAAGTGAAAAGGATGGACAACAGAGACCCCGATCCCCTCGTAGAGTACTTCATCATGGAATGGGCTCCAAAAGCAATAGATATCTAAGAAGAGGTGGATCTCGGGTACATAGACGACATCGTTTGTCATTACCCGATGATTCTGATGACTCTCTTCTAGTGGATGAAATGGATCAAGGTCCCTCTATTCCTTGGACACGAAATGGAAGTAGAAGTGGGACACCGTGGCTCTTAGGTGGTCTAGACATGCATGGTGCAACAGCATGGGGACTAAATGTTGCTGCATCTGGATGGGGTTTTCAGGGTGACAATATTGCTTCTCTAACTACAGGTGTTCAAACCGCCGGGCCAAGTTCAAAGGGAGGGGCAGACATTCAGCCATTGCAAGTTGATGAAAGTGTGAGCTTTGAAGATATAGGAGGTCTATCAGAGTATATTGATGCATTAAAGGAAATGGTATTCTTTCCCTTACTGTATCCTGATTTCTTTGCCAAATATCACATAACTCCTCCAAGAGGAGTGTTGCTTTGTGGTCCTCCTGGCACTGGGAAAACATTAATAGCTAGGGCATTAGCATGTGCTGCTTCAAAGGCTGGTCAGAAGGTTAGCTTTTACATGCGTAAGGGAGCTGATGTTCTCAGTAAATGGGTTGGAGAGGCTGAAAGACAGTTAAAACTGCTTTTTGAAGAAGCTCAAAGAAATCAGCCATCAATTATCTTCTTTGATGAGATAGATGGCCTTGCGCCAGTTAGATCTAGCAAACAAGAGCAGATTCACAATTCTATTGTTTCAACATTACTTGCTTTGATGGATGGACTTGATTCTCGTGGACAGGTGGTCCTGATAGGTGCAACCAATAGAATTGATGCCATTGACGGGGCTTTGCGTCGCCCTGGGCGTTTTGACCGGGAGTTTGTTTTTCCTTTACCTGGTTATGAGGCACGTGCTGAAATATTGAACATTCATACACGCAAATGGAAGGAACCTCCATCAAAAGAACTAAAGATGGAACTTGCAGCTAATTGTGTGGGATATTGTGGAGCGGATCTGAAATCTCTATGCACAGAAGCTGCCATCCGTGCTTTTCGTGAGAAGTACCCTCAGGTGTATACTAGCGATGACAAGTTTGTCATTGATGTTGATTCGATTAGGGTCGAGAAACATCACTTCTTAGAGGCCATGTCTACGATTACTCCTGCTGCTCATAGGGGATCTATTGTGCACTCCAGGCCTCTGTCTTCAGTTGTTGCTCCATGTTTGCAGAGACATCTGCAGAAAATAATGGAACACATATCCGATATTTTTCCTTGCCTTTCAGCTGTAGATGTCAGCAGGCTGTCTGTTCTTTCGTATAGCTCTGCACTTCCTCTTGTTTATAGGCCTCGCCTTCTGATATATGGAGATGAAAATGCTGGATTG GACCATGTTGGGCCTGCTGTCCTTCATGAATTGGAGAAGTTTCCTGTTCACTCGCTTGGGCTTCCATCTCTTCTATCTGATCCTAGTGCAAAGACACCAGAAGAGGCTTTGGTGCATATATTTGGTGAAGCAAGAAGAACTACTCCTTCTATACTCTACCTACCTCAGTTCCATATTTGGTGGGAGACA GCACATGAACAGCTTAAGGCTGTTTTGATGTCTCTCTTGGAGGAATTGCCTTCCAATCTTCCAATTTTACTTGTAGGAACATCGTCAGTGTCCTTGAGCAAAATGGATGAAGACTCTACTTCCATCTTTGCTCTCCGTAATGT GTATCAAGTGGATAAACCGACTGCAGATGACAGGTCACAATTTTTGGGGAAACTGGTCGAAGCTGTCTTATCTATGCAAGTTGATGAGTCAACGAATAAATTGGAAGAAATGACATCTCTTCCTGAACTCCCCAAGGCCCCAAAGGAAGTTAGTGGTCCAAAAGCTTCAGAACTCAAGGCAAAAGCAGAGGCTGAGCAACATGCCCTTCGTCGGCTGCGGATGTGTCTCCGGGATGTTTGCAATAG GCTTCTCTATGATAAGCGATTCAGTGTGTTTCATTATCCAGTCTTGGATGAGGATGCACCTGACTATCGTTCTATCATTCATAATCCCATGGATGTGGCCACTTTGTTACAGCATGTTGATTGTGGGCAATATCTCACTCTTGCAGCATTCTTACGAGATATTGACCTTATTGTGGCTAATGCTAAG GCATATAATGGAGATGACTACAATGGAGCCAGAATTGTTAGCAGAGCTTATGAGCTTCGAGATGTG GTGCAAGGTATGTTGTCACAGATGGACCCAGCTCTAGTCTCATTTTGTGACAAAATTGCAGTGCAAGGTGGTCCGCTGCACTTGGCAGATGACATGGAAGAGTTGAATATTCCAGCAGCACCTGTTGTTCAACTTGCTTCTGTTACTAGAACAAGTGCCCGACTTCGGAACGTTCAGCCAGATGTAAATCTGGCACAAAGTTATGAAGCATTGAGGCGGCCAAAGAAAAATGCCGACCACGACCCAG GCTCTGGCAGGGATGAAAGAGCTCCTGTCGAAGCTGATTCCACGACGGTCAGTTCTTATCCAGGACTCCAAGATCCTCCCGATACAAATGGTCCATCGGGAGGACCAGAAGACCACTCCAACACTGGACTACCAGAATCATCGGAAGTAGCCTCCAGTCCACCGGCAAATGAAAACATCGTTGATGCAGTGATGACTGATACTGACATCTCCAAGCAAATAGACTCTGTGAAGCAACATTTCATGGAGCGAACTGGGGGTTACGGCGTGCCACAGCTTGAGCGGCTCTATGCCCGAGTAATTAAAGGCGTGATGGCGATCGGAAGTGAACGTAGAGAAGAAGATCGTAGGCTATTGGTTTTAGGGCATCTCTTGAAATTTGTCGAGGATGATGAAATTTTTTGA
- the LOC135595278 gene encoding large ribosomal subunit protein eL38z/eL38y-like → MPKQIHEIKDFLLTARRKDARSVRIKRRKDVVKFKVRCAKYLYTLCVFDPEKADKLKQSLPPGLSVQEV, encoded by the exons ATG CCGAAGCAGATTCACGAGATTAAGGATTTCCTTCTCACCGCGAGAAGGAAGGATGCACGGTCGGTGAGGATAAAGAGGAGAAAGGATGTGGTCAAGTTCAAAGTCCGCTGTGCCAAGTACCTCTACACACTTTGCGTGTTCGACCCCGAGAAGGCAGACAAGCTGAAGCAGTCTCTTCCGCCAG GTTTAAGCGTCCAGGAAGTCTGA